A part of Rattus rattus isolate New Zealand chromosome 6, Rrattus_CSIRO_v1, whole genome shotgun sequence genomic DNA contains:
- the Rassf8 gene encoding ras association domain-containing protein 8 produces MELKVWVDGVQRIVCGVTEVTTCQEVVIALAQAIGRTGRYTLIEKWRDTERHLAPHENPIVSLNKWGQYASDVQLILRRTGPSLSERPTSDSVARIPERTLYRQSLPPLAKLRPQVDKSIRRREPKRKSLTFTGGAKGLTDIFGKGKETEFRQKVLSNCRATAEELTRLIRLQTGKLQAIEKQLESSEAEIRFWEQKYSCTLEEEIVRLEQRIKRNDVEIEEEEFWENELQIEQENEKQLQDQLEEMRQKVADCEGRLKDYLAQIHTMESGLQAEKLHREVQEAQVNEEEVKGKIEKVKGEVDLQGQQSLRLENGIRAVARSLGQATKRLQDKEQELEQLTKELRQVNLQQFIQQTGTKVTVLPAEPTEIEASQADIETEAPFPSGSLKRPGSSRQLPSNLRILQNPVSSGFNPEGIYV; encoded by the exons ATGGAACTCAAAGTGTGGGTGGATGGAGTTCAGAGGATCGTCTGTGGGGTCACGGAGGTCACGACTTGCCAGGAGGTTGTGATAGCCTTAGCCCAAGCCATAG GTCGAACTGGAAGGTACACCCTTATagagaaatggagagacactGAACGTCACTTGGCACCACATGAAAACCCCATTGTGTCCTTAAACAAGTGGGGGCAGTATGCTAGTGACGTGCAGCTCATCTTGCGTCGGACTGGGCCATCTCTCAGTGAGCGACCCACCTCAGACAGTGTGGCCCGCATTCCTGAAAGAACTTTGTATCGACAGAGCCTGCCCCCGTTAGCCAAGCTTCGGCCTCAGGTAGACAAGTCCATCAGAAGGAGAGAGCCTAAAAGAAAGTCTCTCACCTTCACAGGAGGGGCCAAAGGGCTGACGGACATATTTGGAAAAGGTAAAGAGACTGAGTTTAGGCAGAAGGTGCTGAGTAactgcagggcaacagcagaggAGCTGACAAGGCTGATCCGGCTGCAGACGGGGAAGCTGCAGGCCATCGAGAAGCAGCTGGAGTCCAGTGAGGCAGAGATTCGATTCTGGGAGCAGAAGTACAGCTGTACCCTGGAAGAAGAGATTGTCCGCCTAGAGCAACGGATCAAGAGAAATGACGTGGAGATCGAGGAGGAAGAGTTCTGGGAAAACGAATTACAGATCGAGCAGGAGAACGAGAAGCAGCTGCAGGATCAGCTGGAGGAGATGAGGCAGAAAGTGGCCGACTGTGAAGGCAGGCTGAAGGACTACCTGGCCCAGATCCACACGATGGAGAGTGGTCTCCAGGCAGAAAAACTGCACCGGGAAGTTCAGGAGGCACAGGTCAACGAGGAGGAGGTGAAAGGAAAGATCGAAAAGGTCAAGGGGGAGGTGGACCTTCAAGGACAGCAGAGCCTGCGCCTGGAGAACGGAATTAGAGCGGTGGCGAGGTCTCTGGGGCAGGCCACCAAGCGGTTACAG GACAaggagcaggagctggagcagtTGACCAAAGAGCTGCGGCAGGTCAACCTCCAGCAGTTCATCCAGCAGACAGGGACCAAGGTCACCGTGCTGCCGGCCGAGCCCACTGAAATCGAGGCCTCGCAGGCAGACATAGAGACAG aGGCACCTTTCCCGTCTGGGTCCCTGAAGCGACCTGGTTCATCACGGCAGCTCCCCAGTAACCTCCGTATCCTGCAGAACCCTGTCTCCTCCGGTTTTAACCCTGAAGGCATCTATGTATAG